In Mytilus trossulus isolate FHL-02 chromosome 6, PNRI_Mtr1.1.1.hap1, whole genome shotgun sequence, a single window of DNA contains:
- the LOC134722521 gene encoding histone H2B-like produces the protein FDYQTSNMPPKVGTKGAKKAVTKAKTARPGGDKKRRRKRRESYAIYIYKVLRQVHPDTGVSSKAMSIMNSFVNDIFERIAAEASRLAHYNKRSTITSREIQTAVRLLLPGELAKHAVSEGTKAVTKYTSSK, from the coding sequence TTTGATTATCAAACCAGTAACATGCCACCCAAAGTAGGAACTAAAGGAGCCAAGAAGGCCGTCACCAAGGCAAAGACTGCCAGACCCGGCGGTGATAAGAAAAGGAGGAGGAAGAGACGTGAATCCTATGCTATCTACATCTACAAAGTCTTGAGACAAGTTCACCCCGACACCGGAGTGTCCTCAAAGGCAATGTCCATCATGAACAGCTTCGTCAACGATATCTTCGAGAGAATCGCAGCAGAGGCTTCCCGATTGGCACACTACAACAAAAGATCTACCATCACATCCCGGGAGATCCAGACCGCTGTCCGTCTTCTCTTACCCGGAGAATTGGCCAAGCACGCTGTCAGTGAAGGTACCAAAGCCGTCACTAAATACACCAGCAGCAAGTAA
- the LOC134720533 gene encoding histone H4 has protein sequence MSGRGKGGKGLGKGGAKRHRKVLRDNIQGITKPAIRRLARRGGVKRISGLIYEETRGVLKVFLENVIRDAVTYTEHAKRKTVTAMDVVYALKRQGRTLYGFGG, from the coding sequence ATGTCAGGTAGAGGAAAAGGAGGTAAAGGTCTAGGAAAAGGAGGCGCCAAGCGTCACAGGAAGGTGTTGCGTGATAACATCCAAGGTATCACCAAGCCAGCCATCCGTCGTTTAGCAAGAAGAGGTGGAGTAAAACGTATATCTGGACTCATCTATGAGGAAACCCGTGGTGTCCTTAAAGTTTTCTTGGAAAATGTCATCCGTGATGCTGTCACATACACAGAGCACGCCAAGAGGAAGACTGTCACTGCCATGGATGTTGTCTACGCTTTGAAACGTCAAGGACGTACCTTGTACGGATTCGGAGGTTAA
- the LOC134722522 gene encoding uncharacterized protein LOC134722522, whose translation MARTKQTARKSTGGKAPRKQLATKAARKSAPATGGVKKPHRYRPGTVALREIRRYQKSTELLIRKLPFQRLVREIAQDFKTDLRFQSSAVMALQEASEAYLVGLFEDTNLCAIHAKRVTIMPKDIQLARRIRGERRGKGGKGLGKGGAKRHRKVLRDNIQGITKPAIRRLARRGGVKRISGLIYEETRGVLKVFLENVIRDAVTYTEHAKRKTVTAMDVVYALKRQGRTLYGFGGRGKGGKAKAKAKSRSSRAGLQFPVGRIHRLLRKGNYAERVGAGAPVYLAAVLEYLAAEVLELAGNAARDNKKSRIIPRHLQLAIRNDEELNKLLSGVTIAQGGVLPNIQAVLLPKKTQKAANKSSTELIIMARTKQTARKSTGGKAPRKQLATKAARKSAPATGGVKKPHRYRPGTVALREIRRYQKSTELLIRKLPFQRLVREIAQDFKTDLRFQSSAVMALQEASEAYLVGLFEDTNLCAIHAKRVTIMPKDIQLARRIRGERA comes from the exons ATGGCACGAACAAAGCAAACTGCACGTAAATCCACCGGAGGTAAAGCTCCAAGAAAACAACTTGCCACCAAGGCCGCCCGTAAGAGCGCACCTGCAACCGGTGGAGTCAAGAAACCACATAGATACAGGCCAGGAACAGTCGCTCTCCGAGAAATCAGGAGATACCAGAAGAGCACAGAGCTCCTCATCAGGAAACTCCCCTTCCAGAGATTAGTCCGTGAAATCGCCCAGGACTTCAAAACTGATCTCCGATTCCAGAGTTCAGCCGTCATGGCCCTACAGGAAGCCAGCGAAGCCTACTTGGTCGGTCTCTTCGAGGATACCAACTTGTGCGCAATCCACGCCAAGAGAGTAACCATCATGCCAAAGGATATCCAATTGGCCCGAAGAATCCGTGGAGAAC GTAGAGGAAAAGGAGGTAAAGGTCTAGGAAAAGGAGGCGCCAAGCGTCACAGGAAGGTGTTGCGTGATAACATCCAAGGTATCACCAAGCCAGCCATCCGTCGTTTAGCAAGAAGAGGTGGAGTAAAACGTATATCTGGACTCATCTATGAGGAAACCCGTGGTGTCCTTAAAGTTTTCTTGGAAAATGTCATCCGTGATGCTGTCACATACACAGAGCACGCCAAGAGGAAGACTGTCACTGCCATGGATGTTGTCTACGCTTTGAAACGTCAAGGACGTACCTTGTACGGATTCGGAG GACGAGGAAAAGGAGGAAAAGCAAAAGCAAAGGCAAAGTCTAGGTCATCCCGTGCCGGACTTCAGTTCCCAGTCGGTCGTATCCACAGACTTTTGAGGAAAGGAAACTATGCCGAGAGAGTTGGTGCCGGTGCACCAGTGTACCTCGCAGCTGTCTTAGAATACTTAGCAGCTGAAGTATTGGAGTTGGCAGGAAACGCCGCTCGTGACAACAAGAAGAGCAGAATCATTCCCCGTCATCTCCAGTTGGCCATCAGAAACGACGAAGAGTTGAACAAACTCTTGTCTGGTGTCACCATTGCCCAGGGAGGTGTTTTACCAAACATCCAGGCTGTACTTCTGCCAAAGAAGACCCAGAAAGCTGCCAA CAAATCGTCCACAGAGCTAATAATCATGGCACGAACAAAGCAAACTGCACGTAAATCCACCGGAGGTAAAGCTCCAAGAAAACAACTTGCCACCAAGGCCGCCCGTAAGAGCGCACCTGCAACCGGTGGAGTCAAGAAACCACATAGATACAGGCCAGGAACAGTCGCTCTCCGAGAAATCAGGAGATACCAGAAGAGCACAGAGCTCCTCATCAGGAAACTCCCCTTCCAGAGATTAGTCCGTGAAATCGCCCAGGACTTCAAAACTGATCTCCGATTCCAGAGTTCAGCCGTCATGGCCCTACAGGAAGCCAGCGAAGCCTACTTGGTCGGTCTCTTCGAGGATACCAACTTGTGCGCAATCCACGCCAAGAGAGTAACCATCATGCCAAAGGATATCCAATTGGCCCGAAGAATCCGTGGAGAACGTGCTTAA
- the LOC134721165 gene encoding histone H3, producing MARTKQTARKSTGGKAPRKQLATKAARKSAPATGGVKKPHRYRPGTVALREIRRYQKSTELLIRKLPFQRLVREIAQDFKTDLRFQSSAVMALQEASEAYLVGLFEDTNLCAIHAKRVTIMPKDIQLARRIRGERA from the coding sequence ATGGCACGAACAAAGCAAACTGCACGTAAATCCACCGGAGGTAAAGCTCCAAGAAAACAACTTGCCACCAAGGCCGCCCGTAAGAGCGCACCTGCAACCGGTGGAGTCAAGAAACCACATAGATACAGGCCAGGAACAGTCGCTCTCCGAGAAATCAGGAGATACCAGAAGAGCACAGAGCTCCTCATCAGGAAACTCCCCTTCCAGAGATTAGTCCGTGAAATCGCCCAGGACTTCAAAACTGATCTCCGATTCCAGAGTTCAGCCGTCATGGCCCTACAGGAAGCCAGCGAAGCCTACTTGGTCGGTCTCTTCGAGGATACCAACTTGTGCGCAATCCACGCCAAGAGAGTAACCATCATGCCAAAGGATATCCAATTGGCCCGAAGAATCCGTGGAGAACGTGCTTAA
- the LOC134723344 gene encoding histone H2A has protein sequence MSGRGKGGKAKAKAKSRSSRAGLQFPVGRIHRLLRKGNYAERVGAGAPVYLAAVLEYLAAEVLELAGNAARDNKKSRIIPRHLQLAIRNDEELNKLLSGVTIAQGGVLPNIQAVLLPKKTQKAAK, from the coding sequence ATGTCAGGACGAGGAAAAGGAGGAAAAGCAAAAGCAAAGGCAAAGTCTAGGTCATCCCGTGCCGGACTTCAGTTCCCAGTCGGTCGTATCCACAGACTTTTGAGGAAAGGAAACTATGCCGAGAGAGTTGGTGCCGGTGCACCAGTGTACCTCGCAGCTGTCTTAGAATACTTAGCAGCTGAAGTATTGGAGTTGGCAGGAAACGCCGCTCGTGACAACAAGAAGAGCAGAATCATTCCCCGTCATCTCCAGTTGGCCATCAGAAACGACGAAGAGTTGAACAAACTCTTGTCTGGTGTCACCATTGCCCAGGGAGGTGTTTTACCAAACATCCAGGCTGTACTTCTGCCAAAGAAGACCCAGAAAGCTGCCAAGTAA